In one Pseudoliparis swirei isolate HS2019 ecotype Mariana Trench chromosome 23, NWPU_hadal_v1, whole genome shotgun sequence genomic region, the following are encoded:
- the olfm2a gene encoding noelin-2a isoform X3 — translation MCNRDPRSRQLRQLMEKVQNISQSMEVLDLRTYRDLQYVRNTERQMKVVDGKLKVASENPRSLNPKGFQELKDKVAQLLPLLPVLEQYKTDAKMILHLREEVRNLSLVLMAIQEEMGAYDYEELRQRVLLLETRLHSCMQKLGCGKLTVVSNPITVRASGSRFGSWMTDTMIPSSDNRVWSMDGYFKGRRVLEYRTMNDFMKGQNFVQHLLPHPWAGTGHVVYNGSLYYNKYQSNIIIKYHFRSRSVLVQRSLSGAGYNNTFPYSWGGSSDIDLMADENGLWAIYTTIPNAGNIVISRLEPQSLEVLQTWDTGFPKRSAGESFMICGTLYVTNSHLAGAKIYFAYYTNTSSYEYTDIPFHNQYSHISMMDYNPRERVLYTWNNGHQVLYNVTLFQVIKTSGD, via the exons ATGTGTAACCGCGACCCACGCAGCAGGCAACTTCGCCAGCTCATGGAGAAG GTTCAGAACATTAGCCAGTCAATGGAGGTGCTGGACCTGCGGACGTACAGGGACCTCCAGTATGTAAGGAACACAGAGCGCCAAATGAAAGTGGTGGATGGAAAGCTGAAGGTGGCCTCTGAAAATCCCCGCAGCCTCAATCCAAAGGGCTTTCAG GAGTTGAAAGACAAAGTGGCCCAGCTGCTCCCCTTGCTGCCGGTGCTGGAACAGTACAAGACAGACGCCAAGATGATCCTGCATCTtcgggaggaggtgaggaaccTGTCCTTGGTGCTGATGGCCATCCAAGAGGAGATGGGAGCCTATGATTACGAGGAGCTGCGCCAGAGAGTCCTGCTGCTGGAGACCAGGCTCCACTCCTGCATGCAGAAACTAG GCTGTGGGAAGTTGACTGTCGTCAGTAATCCCATCACGGTGCGTGCATCAGGGTCGAGGTTCGGCTCCTGGATGACCGACACCATGATCCCCAGCTCAGACAACAGA gtGTGGTCCATGGATGGTTACTTCAAGGGGCGGCGTGTCCTGGAATACCGGACAATGAATGACTTCATGAAGGGGCAGAACTTTGTGCAACACCTGCTGCCTCACCCCTGGGCAGGCACTGGTCATGTGGTCTACAACGGCTCACTGTACTACAACAAGTACCAGAGCAACATCATCATCAAGTACCACTTCCGTTCTCGAAGTGTGCTGGTGCAGCGCAGCCTGAGCGGGGCCGGCTATAACAACACCTTTCCCTACTCCTGGGGCGGCTCCTCCGACATCGACCTGATGGCGGATGAGAACGGCCTGTGGGCCATTTACACCACCATTCCCAATGCTGGGAACATTGTCATCAGCCGCCTGGAGCCCCAGAGTCTGGAAGTGCTGCAGACTTGGGACACAGGCTTTCCCAAGcgcagtgctggagagtctttCATGATCTGCGGTACACTTTATGTCACCAACTCCCACCTGGCTGGTGCCAAGATCTACTTTGCCTACTACACCAACACGTCAAGCTACgagtacacagacatccctttCCACAATCAATATTCCCACATCTCCATGATGGACTACAACCCCAGGGAGAGGGTCCTGTACACCTGGAACAATGGACACCAGGTGCTCTACAATGTCACACTGTTCCAGGTTATTAAGACTTCTGGGGACTGA
- the olfm2a gene encoding noelin-2a isoform X2: MSVPMLKIGAVLSTMAMVTNWMSQTLPSLVGLNGTTVTRGGTSERIVSALYPSPEEGWQIYSSAQDADGKCICTVVAPAQNMCNRDPRSRQLRQLMEKVQNISQSMEVLDLRTYRDLQYVRNTERQMKVVDGKLKVASENPRSLNPKGFQELKDKVAQLLPLLPVLEQYKTDAKMILHLREEVRNLSLVLMAIQEEMGAYDYEELRQRVLLLETRLHSCMQKLGCGKLTVVSNPITVRASGSRFGSWMTDTMIPSSDNRVWSMDGYFKGRRVLEYRTMNDFMKGQNFVQHLLPHPWAGTGHVVYNGSLYYNKYQSNIIIKYHFRSRSVLVQRSLSGAGYNNTFPYSWGGSSDIDLMADENGLWAIYTTIPNAGNIVISRLEPQSLEVLQTWDTGFPKRSAGESFMICGTLYVTNSHLAGAKIYFAYYTNTSSYEYTDIPFHNQYSHISMMDYNPRERVLYTWNNGHQVLYNVTLFQVIKTSGD; encoded by the exons GCTCTGTACCCGAGCCCCGAGGAGGGCTGGCAGATCTACAGCTCGGCCCAGGACGCAGATGGGAAGTGTATCTGCACCGTGGTCGCACCGGCCCAGAACATGTGTAACCGCGACCCACGCAGCAGGCAACTTCGCCAGCTCATGGAGAAG GTTCAGAACATTAGCCAGTCAATGGAGGTGCTGGACCTGCGGACGTACAGGGACCTCCAGTATGTAAGGAACACAGAGCGCCAAATGAAAGTGGTGGATGGAAAGCTGAAGGTGGCCTCTGAAAATCCCCGCAGCCTCAATCCAAAGGGCTTTCAG GAGTTGAAAGACAAAGTGGCCCAGCTGCTCCCCTTGCTGCCGGTGCTGGAACAGTACAAGACAGACGCCAAGATGATCCTGCATCTtcgggaggaggtgaggaaccTGTCCTTGGTGCTGATGGCCATCCAAGAGGAGATGGGAGCCTATGATTACGAGGAGCTGCGCCAGAGAGTCCTGCTGCTGGAGACCAGGCTCCACTCCTGCATGCAGAAACTAG GCTGTGGGAAGTTGACTGTCGTCAGTAATCCCATCACGGTGCGTGCATCAGGGTCGAGGTTCGGCTCCTGGATGACCGACACCATGATCCCCAGCTCAGACAACAGA gtGTGGTCCATGGATGGTTACTTCAAGGGGCGGCGTGTCCTGGAATACCGGACAATGAATGACTTCATGAAGGGGCAGAACTTTGTGCAACACCTGCTGCCTCACCCCTGGGCAGGCACTGGTCATGTGGTCTACAACGGCTCACTGTACTACAACAAGTACCAGAGCAACATCATCATCAAGTACCACTTCCGTTCTCGAAGTGTGCTGGTGCAGCGCAGCCTGAGCGGGGCCGGCTATAACAACACCTTTCCCTACTCCTGGGGCGGCTCCTCCGACATCGACCTGATGGCGGATGAGAACGGCCTGTGGGCCATTTACACCACCATTCCCAATGCTGGGAACATTGTCATCAGCCGCCTGGAGCCCCAGAGTCTGGAAGTGCTGCAGACTTGGGACACAGGCTTTCCCAAGcgcagtgctggagagtctttCATGATCTGCGGTACACTTTATGTCACCAACTCCCACCTGGCTGGTGCCAAGATCTACTTTGCCTACTACACCAACACGTCAAGCTACgagtacacagacatccctttCCACAATCAATATTCCCACATCTCCATGATGGACTACAACCCCAGGGAGAGGGTCCTGTACACCTGGAACAATGGACACCAGGTGCTCTACAATGTCACACTGTTCCAGGTTATTAAGACTTCTGGGGACTGA